Within the Trichoderma breve strain T069 chromosome 3, whole genome shotgun sequence genome, the region GATGCTGCTCATCACCTTTGCTGCCGCTTATGCCGTCAACCCAACCGAGTCCAACCCCGTCAGCCACTTCATCTTTTTGTCGTACAAGCAGCCGAATCCAAAGGCCCATCTCGACCCGACTCTGCCTGTACACTATGGCAAGGGGCTCTGGGACGTTGCCTTTGTGTCCTTTTACACAGTGGTGCTGTCCTTTACCCGCgagctgatgatgcaggAGCTGCTCATCCCGCTGGGCCGCATCAACGGCATTAAGAGCAAGggcaagcagcagcgctTCGCCGAGCAAATGTACACGGCCATCTACTTTAGCTGCATGGGCCCGGCGGGTATTTATGTTATGAGCCGCAGCCCCGTCTGGTACTTTAATACGGCCGGCATGTACGAGGACTTCCCGCACCGCTCTCACGAGGCTGCCTTCAAGTTCTACTACCTCTTCCAGGCGGCGTATTGGGCGCAGCAGGGCATTGTGATGCTTCTTGGCTTCGAGAAGCCGCGCAAGGACTACAAGGAGCTGGTGGCGCACCATGTGGTGACGCTGGCGCTCATTGGGCTGAGCTACCGCTTCCACTTTACACACATGGGCGTTGCCGTCTACATTACACATGACGTTAGCGATGTGTTTCTTGCGGTACGTGTGAcaatcatcctcatctcatctcatctcatttctCTGTATACATGATACTAACCCTGATCCCCTCAACAGCTGTCAAAGTCGCTTCATTACATCGACAGCCCGCTGGTGGTCCCTGTCTACGTCTCCAACATCATCGTGTGGTGCTATCTCCGTCACTACATCAATCTTCGCATCCTCTACTCCGTCCTCACAGAGTTCCGTACCGTGGGCCCCTACGAGCTCAACTGGGAGACGCAGCAGTACAAGTGCTGGatctccaacatcatcacctttGTCCTGCTGGCCTCGCTGCAGGCCCTCAACCTCTTTTGGCTCTACTGCCTGCTGCGCAGCATGTACAAGTTTGTCGTCTACCGGATCAAGAAAGACGACCGATCCGAGTCGAGTGGGCCAGAGGACAAccaagaggccgaggccgagtCTCTGTTGGAGGGCACTGGCGATGCCAGGCTCGCCAACGGCTCATTGTAGAGCAAGCGTTGCAATGAATTACTCTTGCACTGCATGTACAAATACACGCCACGGCCCTGTGAATATCGACAACGACTGAATCTCGTGTACAGACTTGACTGAGACTGTAACATGGCGAccattttcttcctttttttttcccccgcAATTTTCACCATTTGTATAACACATTTTAAtccatggcg harbors:
- a CDS encoding TLC domain-containing protein; the encoded protein is MARLDAAPLLSSSSPAQAVRQRQSQNLSQRQHQQLSGATETSAATPNGSSSRLSTDRKKRRKARSLLRRFARFSVRNTWAIPLMLLITFAAAYAVNPTESNPVSHFIFLSYKQPNPKAHLDPTLPVHYGKGLWDVAFVSFYTVVLSFTRELMMQELLIPLGRINGIKSKGKQQRFAEQMYTAIYFSCMGPAGIYVMSRSPVWYFNTAGMYEDFPHRSHEAAFKFYYLFQAAYWAQQGIVMLLGFEKPRKDYKELVAHHVVTLALIGLSYRFHFTHMGVAVYITHDVSDVFLALSKSLHYIDSPLVVPVYVSNIIVWCYLRHYINLRILYSVLTEFRTVGPYELNWETQQYKCWISNIITFVLLASLQALNLFWLYCLLRSMYKFVVYRIKKDDRSESSGPEDNQEAEAESLLEGTGDARLANGSL